A region from the Rhinoderma darwinii isolate aRhiDar2 chromosome 2, aRhiDar2.hap1, whole genome shotgun sequence genome encodes:
- the ID3 gene encoding DNA-binding protein inhibitor ID-3: protein MKAISPVRSMASCYQAVCCLSEQSLGIARSSGHKGSEEPMGLLYDMNDCYSKLRELVPGIPQGSKLSQVEILQHVIDYIFDLQIVLGEEQEHNSILSLQKSDFSELTTKGDASSICH from the exons ATGAAAGCCATCAGCCCCGTGAGATCTATGGCCAGCTGCTACCAGGCTGTGTGCTGCTTGTCTGAGCAGAGTCTGGGCATTGCCAGGAGCAGCGGTCACAAGGGATCAGAGGAACCCATGGGTCTACTCTATGACATGAACGACTGCTACTCCAAGCTCCGTGAGCTGGTTCCTGGGATCCCTCAAGGGAGCAAGCTCAGCCAAGTAGAGATCCTACAACATGTCATTGACTACATCTTCGACCTGCAGATAGTGCTGGGTGAAGAGCAGGAGCACAACTCCATCCTCTCCTTACAG AAATCAGACTTCTCAGAACTGACAACGAAAGGAGATGCCAGCAGCATTTGCCACTGA